The genomic region TTTGACAAAGTTTCTCTTGGCGAGAATCCCGCTCCCTACCAACATTCACGGTTTACCCCGCCCTAATGCAAGACAAACGCTTGCTATTGGGAAATTTCAGCTCGCTGAGAATACGAGCTAAAAAATTGGCGTTCAGAGGTGATCTGCGAATCCGTGCGATGGAAACCGATAATAAACCTGGCCCATGAATTTGAAGTGTTGAAGAAAACTTGGATTAGACAATGAATGCTCCTTTGTCCGCTGACGAATATAAGAGATTGACTGTTCTACGTGAGGTGGGCATCTTTGATACGCCTGCCGAGGATGTCTTTGACGATATCACAAAACTCGCCGCTCAAATCTGCGGCGCTCCCATCGCCGCTGTCAGCCTCATCGACAAGGAGCGTCAGTGGTTCAAATCCATCATCGGTTTGAATGTTACGGAAACACCCAGAGATCAGGCATTCTGCGCGCATACGATTCTCCAGTCTGATCCGCTTATCGTTCCAAACGCCTTGGCAGACGAACGATTTGCCGACAACCCCCTGGTTACCGCTGAGCCCAACATTCGGTTTTATGCGGGAGCGCCGCTGCTCACCTCCGATGGCGTCGCCCTCGGTTCATTGTGCGTCATTGATCGTGTTGCGCGTGAACTGAGTGATGAGCAAATAGCCGTCCTCCAAATGCTGGCCAGACAAGTTGCAGGGCGAATCGAGTTGCAGCGGCGGGTCATGATTCAGGACAAATTGATCCAGGAGCGCTCCCTGGCGCAATCGGTTTTGCTGCAGCGTGAAGAGGAACTCACAGCTATTATCGAACATGCTGTGGAGGGCATCTTTCTCTTTGACCCATCCACGCGGCGTGTGATCAAATCCAATGCCGCGTTCAGGGTGATGCTCGGCTACACCGAGGAACAGATGAGACAGCTAACGCTATACGACATCGTTGGTCATGTCAGGTCCAGCATCGACCGCATCGTGGAGGCATTGTGGCAAGGCAAGGAGGTGGCGCTCAGCGAGCGACAATATCTGCATAAGGATGGCTCAGTGATTGTCGTGGAAGTCAGCGGACGGGTTATCACCTACGAGGACGAGCTTGCAGTCTGCGTAGTCGTGCATAATCTGACGCCGCAGCGAGTCTCGGAGGACGCCCGTAGAGCAGCAGAAGCGAGCTACCAGAGCTTGTTTGAGAACGCGGCGGAGGGAATTTTTCAAACGACGCCGCAAGGACGTTATCTCAGGGCCAATTCTGCTTTGGCTCAGATTTATGGGTATGCATCTCCGCAGCAGATGATTGGTGAGATTTCCGATGTTTCGACCCAGCTTTACGTTGCGGAAGACCGTCGAGCGGAATTCACACGTCTGATGACCGCCAATGGTGGAGTGAAGCACTTCGATTCTCAGATCAGACGCAGAGATGGCAGTGTGATATGGATTTCGGAAAGTGCTCGTCCCGTGTTTAACGATCAAGGCACGCTGATCTGTTACGAAGGGTTCGTGCAGGATATTACAGATCGCAAAGCCTGGGAAATGCAGCGTGAGCATGATTTGATCGAAGCTCAATTCCGAGCAGATCACGATTCCCTCACGGAGTTATGGAACCATCGCGCCTTCCATCGGCAAGCGGAGCAGCGCATTGACGAAACTGCGCGCGGCGGCGGATCGCTGGCCTTGATCATGATCGACATCGACAACTTCGAGTTCTTTAACACTCTTTACGGTCATGTCACGGGCGACGAGGTTTTGCGCATGGTTGCTAACCGTTTACAAACGATTTGCGGTTTCCGCGATGTCGCGGCCCGCTTTGGCGGCGATGAGTTTGCTCTGTTGCTGGCTGATATCGGCTTCCATTCTAGGGGTGACTTGGAAAGAGAATTGATGGAAAAGCTGCAAGACCTGACTTTTTGTCTCCAGGGCCTCAGTATGCCCATTCCAATCACATGCTCCATAGGGATAGTGGTTTGTCCTGCTGACGGGGGCGAACGCCTGGAACTTCTACATCTTGCGGAAGAGCGGCTTCGGCGAGCGAAAACGGGCGGCGCGGACGACACGGATGCTGATCAGATGCGTGAATATCTCCACCAAGCCATCGACGGCTTTTCGATGCTGGACGCCCTGGTCAACGCCGTGGACAACAAAGACCGCTACACTCGCCACCATTCCGAAGATGTGATGGACCATTGTCTGGTAATCGCTCGCGAACTTGGAATGGACGAGAAATTTCAGCATACTCTCGCCGTCGCAGCCTTGCTTCACGATGTCGGCAAGATTGGGGTGCCTGACGCCATCCTGCGCAAACCTGGAAATCTTACGGACGTGGAATACGCCGCCATCAAACAGCATCCGCAAATGGGCGCGGCCATCGTGTTCGCTGTTCCAGGGCTGGAGGCGACATTGGACGCCATTCGGCATCACCACGAATGCTACAATGGGAGTGGATATCCTATGGGCCTTCGTGGAGAAGAAATCCCATTGATTGCACGCATCATGGCGGTAGCGGATGCTTATTCCGCCATGACGATGGATCGTCCATATCGTAAAGGAATGGCAATTGAGCGCGCCATTTCCATCCTCTCCGCAGGGACAGGAGAACAATGGGATGGGATGTGTGTGGACGCCTTCTTACGAGCGAAACAGCGTCTAGCCACGGAAGAGAATTGCTTTCGTTTAGCAGCTTGATGTCGTGTCGCGCCAGACTGTAACCGCATTGGCGTTGGAGTTCCACAGTATCTCGCGATCTTAGCCCTACTGCGACAGAACCAAGAGTAATAACCCAAGTTACGCGCGATACTTATCCATCTACGACCACACGGTTACGTCCCGCCGCTTTTGCCTGGTAAAGCGCCCTGTCCGCGCGTGCGATAATGTCCGCGCCGCAGATATCCGTATGTTTTAATGCGGCAACGCCAAATGAAGCCGTAACAGGATGCAAAGGCCAGTAATGGCGTTCGATGGAAGCGCGTAAGCGTTCCGCAAGAGCGGATGCGCCTTCGATGTCTGTCTCGGGCAGGATGGTGACAAACTCTTCGCCGCCATATCTTGCGGTCAGGTCGGTGTCGCGGGCGACTTCTCGAAGAATAAGCGCCACGGTTTTCAGCACAACATCGCCAGCGGGATGCCCATGGGTATCGTTGAAATGTTTGAAGTGATCAACATCCATGAGCACCAGGGACAACGACTGCCCGTGCCGCAATGCGCGTTGAACCTCTTCGGATAGACATTCCTGGAAGGCCTGATGATTCTTTAGACCCGTGAGCCCATCCGTGGTCGCCAGCGCCTCCAGCTCCGCATTGGCCTTTTCCAGCTCATTTCTCTGAAACTCCAGCACCACCATATATTCCTGAAGGCGCTGCTCGGACTCCCTGCGCGCGGTGATGTTGTTGACTGTGGCCTGAGTGCCAACGATCTCCCCACAAGCGTTGCGATATGGGATCGCACGTATCTCGACCCAAACCGCGCTGCCATTCTTGTGAACGCATTTAATTTCGTAAGTTGCGGAATTACCCTCGGCGCGGTCATTATTACGGGATTCCATGGCTGCTCTGTCTTTGGGCGCAAGGAGCAAGTCCATGGCCCGTTGTCCGATCAGTTCCTCGGGACTATATCCCGTAATTTGCCTCATATATGGGTTGGCGTATGCAACGATATCGTTGAGGTTCGTAAGGTGGTCCTATTTGTCAAGACAGTCAAACGGCCTCTTTTAAGGTGGACTGTCTCCTTTCTGTAGTGGTTGTTTTCTGAGCAGTTGGTGCGGCTTGGCATGCACAACAGCGGGCGTCAGATTGCCCAGCGACTGATGTGGCCGAACCTCGTTGTAAAACTTCAAATAGGACGAAAGACCTTGGCGAGCCTCACGCGGTGTTTCATAATGGGCCAGATAAACTTCTTCTTGTTTGACGCTGCGCCACAGACGCTCCGTGAAAATGTTGTCCAAATAGCGTCCGCGTCCGTCCATGGAGACGCGCGCTCCCGCCGTCAAAAATTGGCTCGTGAACTTCTCGCTCGTAAAATGGCTGCCCTGATCCGAATTGACGATCTCAGGCACAGCGCTCTTTAATGACGCGGCGGCGCAGCTCAGCACGAATGGTATTTCCAGCGTGTCGGAGAGCTCCCAGGCAACGACCAGCCTGGAGAACCAATCGAGGAACGCCACCAGATAAAGGAAGCCGCCGCGCAGCCGAATATAGGTGATGTCTACGCCCCAGACGTGATTGGGTCGATCAATGCAAAGACCGCTCAGTAGGTACGGATAAATCTTGTGGTCTGGACCACTGGGCTTGGACAGATTCGGAGCGGAATACAGAGTAAACAGGCCCATTTCCGCACGATACCGACGGATCGTATGTCGCCCGACGTTGATGCCTTCCTGCGCCAAAAGCGTCACCAGTTTGCGTGTTCCAAGACACGGCCGCTGGGTGTACCATTCGTCCAGTCGATGCTTGATTGCGATCTCCGCCTCCCGAGTGAGACGCGGTTCGTAGTACAAGCTGCTGCGCGCCACGGACAGCAGATCGGCCTGCCAGAGATCGGCCTGCCAGAGCAGCGGCATAGCATGGCGCTCTTCGCGTTCGACCAGGGCCAGGCGCTCGTTAAGCGTCAGGTTCGAGGCCAGATTTTTTTTTCAGCCAGTTCACCTGCGTCGTGAGGCGACCGATCTCCTGGTAAAGCTGTTCGACTTTTTGCTCCTGGGCTTCTTGAGCTTTGGCCTGCGAGTTCTTTCGCTCAAAGACGAGAGCCAAATCCGCGATGGCTTCCTGCTTCCACTTGGTCAGCAAGTTCGGATGAATCTGATGCTCGGAAGCAAGCTGGGCAACAGTCTTTGTCTCTTTGAGCGCCTCCAAAACGACCTGGGCTTTGAAGGCGGCGGAATACTGTTTTCGGGTGTTGGGCATGGTGGTGAATCCACCTTAATTGTGCCCCATTTACTGTCCGAATTTATGGGACCATTATACTGCCTCATTATACGCCGTCGCGTCTTCGATAGAGAGTAAAATCATAGTGCTGTCGTGCCGCTTGATCTGTCGCGCATAGAAAACAATCGTCTTCAGGTCAATCCCTAAGAATTTGCTGGAAACTTTTACAATGGCGTAGTGATGCCCCTGAACTATTACATCATATAAGAGCGTGTGTAGCTCTGGAATATTCCATTGGCCTTGATGAACATCATATAAGGATTCCGTGACAATTGATACTTCCGTTGAACCACACTTCGAACTATATGCTTGGTTGAACGAGCAAATCTTTGCATTCTCATCCAGCACAAGAAGTGGATGGAGAATGTTATCCAGAGTATCTTTTGGAAACGCATGCCCAATATAGTCGTTTGCCTGGCTGAGCACTGAATTTGGTCGCGCTAGAAGCGTATTTCCCCGAATGTCCATGCTGGTGATCTCCATATATCGGTTCGTAATGCTTCAATGCAGCGAACCGATTTGATCGGTGCATCGACTTGTCAGTAAACAAGATACCCCGAATTTTAGCTTTTGAAAAATTGTATGACAAGATATGCCGTATGATAATGCTTGCTTGGTGGCGTGATTTATAATGTTGATTGATGGGTACAGCTATTATCACCTTGTCATATAGTTTCTGAGGTTTCCATGCCGCGCGCCAGTTTGCTTCTTCAAGAAGCAATGACTTACATTCTCAATATCGGCGACAGCATTAGAGACCCCTTGCTAGTTTTGGATACCAAACTTCGAGTAGTGTCCGCGAATCGAGCTTTTTATAAAACTTTTCGATCAACAGCGAATGAAACTGAGAACCAGCAACTCTCTGATTTGGGAAACGGTCAGTGGAATATTCCTGAACTTATCGCTCTCCTCACAAAAATTCTCCCCAACAAGAAGCCCCTCGACGACTTCGAGATATCCCACAACTTTCCAAAGATCGGGCGTCGTGATATGCTCGTTAATGCACGGAAACTGTTTGGCGCAGGAAATCGTAATGCTCTGATCATTCTGGTCATAGAAGATATCACTGAACGGAAGCAAGCGCAGCAAGCAGTCGCTGTCTCAGAAACGCGTTATCGACGACTTTTTGAAGCGGCTCGCGATGGAATTTTGCTTCTCGACAGTGAGCATGGAAAGATCACGGAAGCCAATCCATTCATGACCGAGCTTCTTGGTTATTCTCATGAGGAACTCATAGGCAAGGAATTATGGGAGATCGGTCTGCTCAAAGATGAAGAGGCCAGTCGCGATGCTTTTCGCCAATTGAAGGAACAAGGCTATATCCGATACGAAGACTTGCCGCTCGCAAGTGAGGGAGACAAGAAACGCGAAGTCGAATTCGTCAGCAATATTTACCAGGAAGGCAATACTCAGGTCATTCAATGCAAT from Capsulimonas corticalis harbors:
- a CDS encoding HD domain-containing phosphohydrolase, which codes for MNAPLSADEYKRLTVLREVGIFDTPAEDVFDDITKLAAQICGAPIAAVSLIDKERQWFKSIIGLNVTETPRDQAFCAHTILQSDPLIVPNALADERFADNPLVTAEPNIRFYAGAPLLTSDGVALGSLCVIDRVARELSDEQIAVLQMLARQVAGRIELQRRVMIQDKLIQERSLAQSVLLQREEELTAIIEHAVEGIFLFDPSTRRVIKSNAAFRVMLGYTEEQMRQLTLYDIVGHVRSSIDRIVEALWQGKEVALSERQYLHKDGSVIVVEVSGRVITYEDELAVCVVVHNLTPQRVSEDARRAAEASYQSLFENAAEGIFQTTPQGRYLRANSALAQIYGYASPQQMIGEISDVSTQLYVAEDRRAEFTRLMTANGGVKHFDSQIRRRDGSVIWISESARPVFNDQGTLICYEGFVQDITDRKAWEMQREHDLIEAQFRADHDSLTELWNHRAFHRQAEQRIDETARGGGSLALIMIDIDNFEFFNTLYGHVTGDEVLRMVANRLQTICGFRDVAARFGGDEFALLLADIGFHSRGDLERELMEKLQDLTFCLQGLSMPIPITCSIGIVVCPADGGERLELLHLAEERLRRAKTGGADDTDADQMREYLHQAIDGFSMLDALVNAVDNKDRYTRHHSEDVMDHCLVIARELGMDEKFQHTLAVAALLHDVGKIGVPDAILRKPGNLTDVEYAAIKQHPQMGAAIVFAVPGLEATLDAIRHHHECYNGSGYPMGLRGEEIPLIARIMAVADAYSAMTMDRPYRKGMAIERAISILSAGTGEQWDGMCVDAFLRAKQRLATEENCFRLAA
- a CDS encoding GGDEF domain-containing protein, which encodes MVVLEFQRNELEKANAELEALATTDGLTGLKNHQAFQECLSEEVQRALRHGQSLSLVLMDVDHFKHFNDTHGHPAGDVVLKTVALILREVARDTDLTARYGGEEFVTILPETDIEGASALAERLRASIERHYWPLHPVTASFGVAALKHTDICGADIIARADRALYQAKAAGRNRVVVDG
- a CDS encoding IS3 family transposase (programmed frameshift), translating into MPNTRKQYSAAFKAQVVLEALKETKTVAQLASEHQIHPNLLTKWKQEAIADLALVFERKNSQAKAQEAQEQKVEQLYQEIGRLTTQVNWLKKKLASNLTLNERLALVEREERHAMPLLWQADLWQADLLSVARSSLYYEPRLTREAEIAIKHRLDEWYTQRPCLGTRKLVTLLAQEGINVGRHTIRRYRAEMGLFTLYSAPNLSKPSGPDHKIYPYLLSGLCIDRPNHVWGVDITYIRLRGGFLYLVAFLDWFSRLVVAWELSDTLEIPFVLSCAAASLKSAVPEIVNSDQGSHFTSEKFTSQFLTAGARVSMDGRGRYLDNIFTERLWRSVKQEEVYLAHYETPREARQGLSSYLKFYNEVRPHQSLGNLTPAVVHAKPHQLLRKQPLQKGDSPP